In Candidatus Woesebacteria bacterium, one DNA window encodes the following:
- a CDS encoding major facilitator superfamily MFS_1 transporter, translating into MKNKLGVSRNVFILGLVSFFNDIASEMIYPIVPIFLTSVLQAPASVVGLIEGIAESTASLLKAFSGWFSDKLKKRKIFITGGYSLSTFSKLIIGFAQNWPLVLLGRFMDRFGKGIRTSARDALIAENSDKTKRGRAFGFHRALDTLGAVIGPLTAIILIKFLDNNLRQIFYIAFFPGLIAVLLLVFFVKEKRIETGKTVLPKFSLRNLNPSFKIFLFTSIIFAIGNSSDTFLILRAKNLGLTTSLAVFAYAFFNLSYAIFSTPAGVLSDKVGPKKLLIFGWFLFAVIYFLFGINQSQILIWLLFMFYGFYMALTEGVSKAYVSLIGDKERMATSLGVYQMATGVCTFFASLIAGLLWTYIDVRLPFIFGGTTAVISALLFIFLEKNKKAY; encoded by the coding sequence ATGAAAAATAAACTCGGCGTCTCAAGAAATGTTTTTATTCTGGGACTTGTCAGTTTTTTTAATGATATAGCCTCTGAGATGATTTACCCCATCGTGCCAATTTTCTTAACCTCGGTATTACAAGCGCCAGCCTCAGTAGTTGGTTTAATTGAGGGAATAGCAGAATCAACTGCCAGTCTCTTGAAAGCTTTTTCCGGCTGGTTTTCTGATAAACTTAAGAAAAGAAAGATTTTTATCACCGGAGGCTATTCCCTTTCCACCTTTTCCAAACTAATTATTGGTTTTGCCCAAAACTGGCCTCTTGTCTTATTAGGCCGTTTTATGGATCGCTTTGGAAAAGGCATTAGAACCTCAGCAAGAGATGCCTTAATTGCTGAAAACAGCGATAAAACAAAAAGAGGCAGGGCTTTTGGTTTCCATCGGGCATTAGACACTTTAGGAGCAGTAATAGGCCCTTTGACCGCCATAATTTTAATTAAATTTCTTGATAATAATCTCAGGCAAATTTTCTATATTGCCTTTTTCCCTGGCTTAATTGCCGTTTTACTTCTTGTATTTTTCGTTAAAGAAAAAAGAATAGAAACAGGAAAAACAGTCTTACCAAAATTTTCTCTTAGAAACCTAAACCCTTCATTCAAGATCTTTCTTTTTACTAGCATCATCTTTGCTATTGGCAACAGCTCAGATACCTTTCTAATCTTAAGAGCAAAAAATCTTGGTTTAACTACCAGTCTGGCTGTCTTTGCCTACGCTTTTTTTAACCTTTCCTACGCAATTTTTTCCACACCTGCTGGCGTCTTAAGCGATAAAGTTGGTCCCAAGAAATTACTTATTTTTGGCTGGTTTCTCTTTGCTGTTATTTACTTTCTTTTTGGCATCAATCAATCTCAGATTTTGATCTGGCTCCTCTTTATGTTCTACGGCTTCTATATGGCTCTGACTGAAGGCGTGAGTAAAGCTTACGTGAGCTTAATAGGTGATAAAGAAAGAATGGCCACCTCTCTTGGTGTTTATCAGATGGCAACCGGAGTTTGTACTTTTTTTGCTTCCCTTATTGCCGGACTACTTTGGACTTATATTGACGTCAGACTGCCATTTATTTTTGGAGGAACAACGGCGGTGATTTCTGCGCTTCTATTCATTTTCTTAGAAAAAAATAAAAAAGCCTATTAA
- a CDS encoding restriction endonuclease, producing MNYWLKLSIEYANQRSYLDDLFQVYPTIPEGIRDIDENIWEEVEQAFKNKDNTGLLKSLLKFDLFPIKDSYVAYLKRDPSAIERNPATVNRLCGRLYEMGLDNIFKRCSEPKETNRQIGPLFRRWLNKKSLGIQPVKLEEFLKTKENAILDGSDAEIKSFAQEHLNYNRNKGLDFIARFNGKYIIGEAKFLTDFGGHQNAQFNDAIETLKLKGVKAITIAILDGVLYIKGNNKMYREITTTFKDYNIMSSLVLRDFLYQV from the coding sequence ATGAACTATTGGCTAAAATTAAGTATTGAATACGCTAACCAAAGAAGTTATTTGGATGATTTATTTCAAGTATATCCAACTATACCCGAGGGTATCAGAGATATAGATGAAAATATTTGGGAAGAAGTAGAACAAGCTTTTAAAAACAAAGACAATACTGGACTGTTAAAGAGCCTTCTTAAGTTCGACCTTTTCCCAATAAAAGATTCTTATGTAGCTTATCTAAAGAGGGATCCGTCTGCAATCGAAAGAAACCCAGCCACAGTAAACCGACTTTGCGGAAGACTTTATGAAATGGGTCTCGACAATATTTTTAAGCGTTGTTCAGAACCTAAAGAAACGAACAGACAAATAGGCCCTTTATTTAGGCGATGGCTTAACAAAAAATCTTTAGGTATTCAACCCGTTAAATTAGAAGAATTTTTAAAAACAAAAGAAAATGCCATATTAGATGGAAGTGATGCGGAGATAAAAAGTTTTGCTCAAGAGCATTTAAATTACAACAGAAACAAAGGGCTAGATTTTATTGCTAGATTTAATGGTAAATACATTATTGGTGAAGCCAAATTTTTAACAGATTTTGGTGGTCATCAAAATGCTCAATTCAATGATGCAATAGAAACACTGAAGTTGAAAGGTGTCAAGGCTATTACTATAGCCATATTAGATGGAGTTTTATATATCAAGGGGAATAATAAAATGTATCGTGAAATAACGACAACTTTCAAAGACTACAATATCATGAGCAGTTTGGTTTTAAGAGATTTTTTATACCAAGTTTAA
- a CDS encoding site-specific DNA-methyltransferase has protein sequence MDEVFGVENFRNDITRIKCNPKNFQRKAYGNIKDLILFYSKTKNPTWNDPRVPFTEEDIRRLFTKVDKDGRRYTTVPLHAPGETLNGKTGQEWRGIRPPKGRHWRSDPEVLDELDKKGLIEWSESGVPRKKIYADEQKGKKMQDIWEFKDPQYPLYPTEKNLDLLKTIIKASSNEGDLVLDCFCGSGTTLVAAQELNRNWIGIDQSEHAIKVTKKRLSKIPRDLFSGDVEYEFLIQK, from the coding sequence ATGGACGAAGTTTTTGGGGTTGAAAATTTCCGTAATGATATAACACGTATCAAATGTAATCCTAAAAATTTTCAAAGAAAGGCTTATGGCAATATAAAGGATTTAATACTTTTTTATTCTAAAACAAAAAACCCAACTTGGAATGATCCGAGAGTTCCTTTTACTGAAGAAGACATCCGAAGATTGTTTACAAAAGTTGATAAAGATGGAAGAAGATATACAACTGTACCATTACATGCTCCAGGTGAAACATTAAACGGTAAAACTGGACAAGAGTGGAGAGGAATAAGACCTCCAAAGGGAAGACATTGGAGGAGCGACCCCGAAGTTTTAGATGAGCTAGATAAGAAAGGTTTAATAGAATGGTCAGAGAGTGGAGTACCGAGAAAGAAGATTTATGCTGATGAACAAAAGGGTAAAAAAATGCAGGATATTTGGGAATTTAAGGACCCTCAATATCCTTTGTATCCTACGGAAAAAAACTTAGATTTATTAAAGACTATTATAAAGGCTTCTTCAAATGAAGGCGATCTTGTACTTGATTGTTTTTGTGGATCTGGAACAACATTAGTTGCCGCACAAGAATTAAATAGAAATTGGATTGGTATTGACCAATCAGAGCATGCAATAAAAGTAACAAAAAAAAGACTATCTAAAATACCAAGAGATTTATTCTCTGGTGATGTAGAATATGAATTTTTAATTCAAAAATAG
- a CDS encoding ATP-dependent endonuclease, OLD family yields MRITELTIKNYRSFDPAGQTIKFPSVHCALVGKNNAGKSNIFSALNLVLGAKNPAYIKFEEDDYFDINLPIEIKVVISDITEDDKNILFTLPNLTRQQKGALNSKISNGEADITFLLRKNYEYIPLDEDEEQAGESQDTFEIKLWGFNVYRKKEDIRKFLIRTLLVPAVRDYKNELSASKWTQYGQLMKSVLEDSPKYAEIKSDLQNLNEKIQEIFKSEKEKLLKSARIVSYVDDISFQLTKENHPSELLRNLEIFIKEGGKLFNIDYVGTGTQSAIIIGILELALKNKSTKNRVFCIEEPEAFIHPHGIRYLGSLIKNISSEQNTQVIISTHSLSLTANFEPKEIIKVDKENGKTVIRQDPSFDVVPFRRFIHQDNAELFFSDRVILVEGPTEKHLFDNLDKITKQNPANPDSEDCNFDRINIGIIRMDSVDSIVNYIKILSAFGIEYCAIVDKDFVLDPSKQNKLKELCREIGVNYQNNDIPQLINNLKSKNILVNTKGEIEDLFPDQDIANITGRNISDIQGIKSKYPNKTSKAFKELFGTGKAEYAIQIAGYYVQNNTSHPLEDIIRKLYKKDISNINL; encoded by the coding sequence ATGAGAATTACAGAATTAACAATAAAAAATTACCGGAGTTTTGACCCAGCAGGACAGACAATAAAATTCCCCTCGGTTCATTGTGCTTTAGTTGGAAAAAATAATGCAGGTAAGAGCAATATCTTTAGTGCATTAAACCTAGTTTTAGGAGCTAAAAATCCTGCTTACATAAAATTTGAGGAAGATGACTACTTCGATATAAATTTACCAATCGAAATAAAAGTTGTTATTTCTGACATAACAGAGGATGATAAAAATATTTTGTTTACACTTCCTAATTTAACAAGGCAACAAAAAGGTGCTTTAAATTCAAAAATATCCAATGGCGAAGCAGATATAACTTTTTTGTTGCGAAAAAACTATGAATATATTCCACTAGATGAAGACGAAGAACAAGCAGGTGAATCTCAAGATACTTTTGAAATAAAACTTTGGGGATTCAATGTTTATAGAAAAAAAGAAGATATTCGAAAATTTTTAATACGCACGTTGTTAGTTCCAGCTGTAAGAGATTACAAAAATGAACTTTCTGCCTCTAAATGGACCCAATACGGGCAATTAATGAAAAGTGTTTTAGAAGACTCCCCTAAATATGCAGAGATAAAATCTGATCTTCAAAATTTAAATGAGAAAATTCAAGAAATATTTAAGAGCGAGAAAGAGAAACTTTTAAAAAGCGCGCGTATTGTTTCTTATGTTGATGATATTTCCTTTCAGTTAACAAAGGAAAACCATCCTTCAGAATTATTAAGAAATCTTGAGATTTTTATTAAAGAAGGTGGTAAATTATTTAATATCGATTATGTTGGTACAGGCACTCAAAGTGCTATTATTATTGGTATCCTTGAACTAGCATTAAAAAATAAATCGACAAAAAATAGGGTATTTTGCATTGAAGAACCAGAAGCCTTCATCCACCCTCATGGAATTAGGTATTTAGGAAGTCTTATTAAGAATATTTCTAGTGAGCAGAATACACAAGTTATTATTTCAACTCACTCTCTATCACTTACTGCTAATTTCGAACCAAAGGAGATAATTAAGGTTGATAAGGAAAACGGAAAAACTGTAATTAGACAAGATCCCTCTTTTGATGTTGTTCCTTTTAGACGATTTATTCATCAGGATAATGCAGAATTGTTCTTTAGCGATAGAGTAATTTTGGTAGAAGGACCAACAGAAAAGCATCTTTTCGATAATTTAGACAAAATCACAAAACAAAATCCCGCAAATCCAGATAGTGAGGATTGTAATTTTGACAGGATAAATATCGGTATAATTAGGATGGATTCTGTTGATAGTATTGTAAATTACATAAAGATACTTTCTGCTTTTGGTATTGAATATTGCGCAATTGTTGATAAAGATTTTGTTTTAGATCCATCAAAACAGAATAAACTTAAGGAGTTATGTAGAGAGATCGGAGTTAATTATCAAAACAATGACATACCCCAACTGATAAATAATTTAAAATCAAAAAATATTCTAGTTAATACAAAAGGAGAAATCGAAGATTTATTTCCTGACCAAGATATTGCAAATATTACTGGAAGAAATATATCAGATATACAGGGAATAAAGAGTAAATATCCAAATAAGACAAGCAAAGCATTTAAAGAATTGTTTGGTACTGGTAAAGCAGAATACGCAATCCAGATTGCAGGCTATTATGTACAAAATAATACCTCTCATCCTTTAGAGGATATTATTAGAAAACTTTACAAAAAGGATATTTCTAATATAAATTTATAA
- a CDS encoding NUDIX hydrolase, whose protein sequence is MLVGGAVVFKRANNGRVDWFLVEENSKGWEIPKAVVRKGESSVRAVLRTMGEQAGMSCRVLEEVGRIEDNLEVNGKKTSRRIIYYLVLGRTGGEALGFDSSAWLNLNSALKRVSWEKEKMILKKAKLEFEKWLSRQKK, encoded by the coding sequence ATGCTTGTTGGGGGAGCTGTTGTCTTTAAAAGGGCAAATAATGGCCGTGTGGATTGGTTCTTGGTTGAGGAAAATAGCAAGGGTTGGGAAATTCCCAAAGCTGTTGTGAGAAAAGGTGAATCGTCTGTCAGGGCGGTTTTGCGGACAATGGGGGAGCAAGCTGGTATGAGTTGCCGAGTTTTAGAAGAGGTGGGTAGGATTGAGGATAATCTTGAGGTTAATGGTAAAAAGACTTCCCGAAGGATTATTTATTATTTGGTCTTGGGTAGAACTGGTGGTGAGGCTTTGGGTTTTGACAGCTCTGCTTGGCTTAATCTTAATTCGGCTTTAAAAAGAGTGTCTTGGGAGAAAGAGAAAATGATTTTAAAAAAGGCTAAGCTTGAGTTTGAAAAGTGGCTTTCAAGACAAAAGAAATAG
- a CDS encoding DNA primase, whose translation MDQVEEIKQKTDIVNIISERLELKKAGRNYKALCPFHQEKTPSFMVSPELQIYKCFGCGESGDVFSFLEKYEGMSFFETLQYLADKLGIKLKRVNLGREDKRERILSLNELAAKFYNYVLLEHKLGKKALSYLTEKRGLKLETVKKFNLGFSPKNSQALVNFLIKKKGFTKEELIESGTFFPRAGALQDRFYGRVIFPLYDHRGRTVGFGGRILPPEFGGEENKDQAKYINSPETLVYKKSHTLFGLNLVKEEIKREKEVVIVEGELDMISSYQAGVRNIVAVKGSALTQEQASLLLRFAEKFIFAYDTDNAGINAIKRGAVVTQKLGAQIKVARLGSYKDPDDMARANPEGLKRVVQEAVPVWDFLIDLSFEKNDAKTGEGKAKISQELVPILSSIEDKIVQAHYVEVLAERLSVPSTAVFEEVSKKQGEAVLEQKVVTEKFAPKKSRRELLEERLLALLFQSDVEGILDESLDLFLQSRVHKKLVEELRKFLSESKKFDPALFLKALPSEIAGHFSELMLYEAGFDFEDKERLEKEIASIKKDLKQEMIKEKLIDIQEKMKQAEAKRDVEALNLLRKEFAQKTSELSALNKENGVV comes from the coding sequence ATGGATCAGGTAGAAGAGATTAAGCAAAAGACAGACATTGTTAATATTATCTCAGAAAGGCTTGAACTTAAAAAAGCAGGCAGGAATTACAAGGCTTTATGCCCCTTTCATCAGGAGAAAACTCCTTCTTTTATGGTTTCACCCGAGCTTCAGATTTACAAGTGCTTTGGTTGTGGCGAATCAGGAGATGTCTTTTCTTTTCTTGAAAAATATGAGGGAATGAGTTTCTTTGAGACGCTTCAATACCTGGCTGATAAATTGGGAATTAAACTTAAAAGGGTAAATCTGGGAAGAGAGGACAAAAGAGAGCGAATCTTGTCTTTAAATGAATTGGCAGCTAAGTTTTATAATTACGTTCTTTTGGAGCATAAACTGGGGAAAAAGGCCCTGTCTTATCTGACTGAGAAAAGAGGGCTTAAGCTTGAAACTGTTAAAAAGTTTAATTTAGGTTTTTCTCCCAAGAATAGTCAGGCTTTGGTCAACTTTTTGATTAAAAAGAAAGGTTTTACAAAAGAGGAGTTAATCGAATCTGGAACTTTTTTCCCTCGTGCGGGCGCTTTGCAGGATCGTTTTTATGGCCGTGTGATTTTTCCTCTTTATGATCATCGAGGCAGAACCGTGGGCTTTGGGGGTAGAATTTTGCCACCTGAATTTGGTGGAGAAGAAAATAAAGATCAAGCTAAATATATAAATTCTCCTGAGACTTTGGTTTATAAAAAATCGCACACCTTGTTTGGCTTAAATCTTGTTAAAGAGGAAATTAAAAGAGAAAAGGAAGTGGTGATAGTCGAAGGAGAACTAGATATGATTTCCTCTTATCAAGCAGGAGTTAGAAATATAGTGGCTGTTAAAGGTTCTGCTTTGACACAAGAGCAGGCCTCTTTGCTTTTAAGGTTTGCTGAAAAGTTTATCTTTGCCTATGACACAGATAACGCTGGAATTAACGCTATTAAAAGGGGAGCCGTTGTTACCCAAAAGTTAGGAGCTCAAATAAAAGTGGCGCGTCTTGGGAGTTATAAAGACCCAGATGATATGGCAAGAGCTAATCCTGAAGGTTTGAAGAGAGTGGTTCAAGAAGCAGTTCCTGTTTGGGACTTTTTGATTGATTTGTCTTTTGAAAAAAATGACGCAAAAACTGGAGAGGGTAAAGCCAAGATTAGTCAAGAGCTAGTGCCTATTTTATCAAGTATCGAAGACAAGATTGTTCAGGCACATTATGTTGAAGTTTTGGCTGAAAGACTTTCGGTTCCTTCAACGGCTGTTTTTGAAGAGGTTTCAAAAAAGCAAGGCGAGGCTGTTTTGGAACAAAAAGTAGTTACAGAAAAATTTGCTCCTAAGAAAAGTAGACGTGAGCTTTTGGAAGAAAGATTATTGGCTCTTCTTTTTCAAAGTGATGTGGAAGGTATTTTAGATGAGTCATTAGATTTATTTTTGCAAAGTCGAGTTCATAAAAAGTTAGTGGAGGAGTTAAGGAAATTCCTTAGCGAGAGTAAAAAATTTGATCCTGCTTTGTTTTTAAAGGCTCTTCCTTCTGAAATTGCAGGTCATTTTTCAGAATTAATGCTTTATGAAGCTGGTTTTGATTTTGAGGATAAAGAGCGTTTAGAAAAAGAAATTGCTTCAATTAAGAAAGATCTTAAACAAGAGATGATTAAAGAAAAATTGATTGATATTCAAGAAAAGATGAAGCAAGCTGAGGCAAAGAGGGATGTTGAGGCTTTAAATTTGCTTCGTAAGGAATTTGCCCAAAAAACAAGTGAGCTTTCGGCTTTGAATAAAGAGAATGGCGTTGTATAA
- a CDS encoding RNA polymerase sigma factor RpoD has protein sequence MEKKVASELIKKGRSQGFLTQDEILEAFPDAENHIEELDELYEKLIAENIDVFESVALEETDSEEKAREKLEREIELLTKLEGLESTDPVRQYLREIGRVPLLFAEDEIELAKAYEKGDKKAKDLLTESNLRLVVSIAKKYIGRGLSLLDLIQEGNQGLIRAVEKYDWRRGYKFSTYATWWIRQAITRAIADQARTIRIPVHMVETINKIYRVSRKLMQELGRDPTPEEIGEELDMPPERVREIFKIAQDTTSLEAPVGEDKDSILGDFIPDEQSLSPVDQASKQLLKDHLDEVFSTLSDREAKVLKLRFGLEGTKPLTLEEVGKVFGVTRERIRQIEAKALRKLKHPSRRKKLQDYLD, from the coding sequence ATGGAGAAAAAGGTAGCCTCAGAGCTTATTAAAAAAGGCAGGAGTCAAGGGTTTTTAACTCAAGACGAAATTCTTGAGGCATTTCCTGATGCTGAAAACCACATTGAGGAGTTAGATGAGCTTTATGAGAAGTTAATAGCTGAAAATATTGATGTTTTTGAGTCAGTTGCCCTTGAGGAGACGGATAGCGAAGAGAAAGCAAGAGAAAAACTTGAGCGCGAGATAGAGCTTCTGACGAAACTTGAAGGTCTTGAATCAACAGATCCTGTCAGACAATATCTAAGAGAGATTGGTAGAGTGCCGCTTCTTTTTGCTGAAGATGAAATAGAGCTTGCCAAAGCTTATGAGAAAGGTGATAAAAAGGCAAAAGATCTTTTAACCGAATCAAACCTCCGCTTGGTTGTTTCAATCGCCAAAAAATATATTGGCCGTGGGCTTTCTTTGCTTGACTTAATTCAGGAGGGAAATCAAGGATTAATTAGGGCGGTTGAGAAGTATGACTGGCGGCGTGGTTACAAGTTTTCAACTTATGCTACCTGGTGGATAAGGCAAGCGATAACAAGAGCAATTGCTGATCAGGCAAGAACTATCAGAATACCGGTCCATATGGTTGAAACCATTAATAAAATTTATCGTGTTTCAAGAAAACTGATGCAAGAGTTGGGTCGTGATCCTACTCCTGAGGAAATAGGAGAAGAGCTTGATATGCCACCCGAGCGGGTAAGAGAAATTTTTAAGATTGCCCAGGATACGACTTCTCTTGAAGCGCCAGTTGGAGAGGATAAGGATAGTATTTTAGGGGATTTTATTCCTGATGAGCAATCTTTATCACCAGTTGACCAAGCTTCAAAGCAGCTTTTGAAAGACCATCTTGATGAGGTTTTTTCCACTCTCTCTGATCGCGAGGCAAAAGTTTTGAAATTAAGATTTGGGCTTGAGGGAACAAAACCGTTGACGCTTGAGGAAGTCGGTAAGGTTTTTGGGGTTACTCGCGAAAGAATTAGACAAATTGAAGCAAAAGCTTTGCGAAAGCTAAAACATCCAAGCCGCAGAAAGAAGCTTCAAGATTATCTTGATTAG